GGAAGAGTCTGACTTCATGCACGTTCTGCTTATTGTGCACTGACCTTCATCTAATGAGATTAAATGAGAAACCCTCTTGAGAGCAGATTACAGGGGGGCTTGATCATTATAAAAGGGATTAAAGGAACCTCCTTCGTTATCACATGTCTGGACACTGGGATTTAATCATTATTAGACACAGTCTTTTCATCCGGTGACACCTAGAAGCTATTTCCGGTTTGAttatcataaaatgtaatatttataataggtttttgattaatttttatACATCTTTAGTGGAAATGCAATGCAACTGGAATATCTTGCACTGCATTTCCTCTACAGATTAACAAAAGAATAGTCTCATCCCCTCGATCTCTCACAGATCATCATCGATTCAGTGGGCAGTGCTTGCTATTGGTCTTGTGAATATGGATGTCTCCAAGCCTAAAGCGATCAGCAAGGTTGCTACACGGGCCATGGCGCCTGGCACCCCCCACAAGGGCCCGCCCAAATTCAAACAGAGGTCTACACGCCAGTTCAAGAGCAAGCCACCCAAAAAGGGTGTCATTGGGTACaactaatttttatattatttattaatttggatCTTTTATAGATTTGCATGTTTTATCTGTGGTAATGTCATTGTTGTTATTCTTAGATTTGGTGAAGATATTCCTGGAATGGAGGGATTGGGAACTGGTATGTACAATTTCTAgccaaaacaatattattatatactccTCTTTATATATTTAAGTGACTTGAGATTATGTGTAATCATATTTTTCTCACAGATTTTAACGTGATCTGTCCGTGGGAAGCGTACAGTCACCTGGAGTTACACGAGCTTGCCCAGTATGGCATTATATGAGGTCACTTCCTGTACCCACTGAACAACATCCTGCACCTTAATATtccatttaaatatgaatattcataCAGAAATATCTTTGGTTGATGTTTGGTCAGTGATGTATGACAGCAGTCATAAATCAGCAATAATGAACTGGATGTTAGTTGATCTACCTCTTCAAATTTCCTGTAGAACTAGACTTAATTTGCTCTGTCGCGATGCTAATTTCAGATAACCTTTTCTTACTCTGGTTTTACTTTATTAGTATTAGTGGTTTTACAGTATTGTCATACTGACATGAAATGGGCATTTTAGGTGTCCGCTTTTACTTCCGTATAACCCTGCCAATATAAAGGTAGCATgagctgtgaattttttttttctttttgatgtttgttttcattttgtcaaGTTGCAAATGTTGAAAATGAGTTTGGATTCTGTGGGGTGTCAGTGTCTGCCCATAGCAGCTCTCTGTGAGAGTTCGGCCCAGTTTACTGACCCTGTGATGCTGGAGAGCCATACAAGAATGAGTCCGGCTCAGTCCCAACAGTGCAGAAAAGGTTTGGACATGAAATAAAGTCTGATTATTTTCATACGTTCAGGCTATATGAGTGGTTTCTCAGCCTCTGGTCAAATACAAACTGAAACATTATGCAGTCGGTAAAAGCAAGAAGTggttttaatacagtttttttttttttttttttacaatacaatacattaaCATGTGCTTAAATTTTTAGTTATTGAAACTATTTACACAGAACAtgcttttgcattaaaaaaacatgagATGCGAGAAGCAGGGTAGTGGAATGTAAACCTTTATAACGTTGAATCATGTGTGAGACGCTGCGAAAAACGCAATAAATCGGATGTGTCAGTGCTGAACTAACCTTTGACTATAAGTATTTTATGTCAGGTTTCCATTCCTAATAGTTCAGTGGCACATCTTTTTTTGTAACTAAAGAAATAGCAGTGTTTAGAACGTGAGTTATTTAAGTTTGACGCATGCACAATGTTGCAATCTACTAAGAGTTGCATGCGCCAGCTGTTTTCTTCGAAACATTAGCAAGCTTTCCGGCTAGCCTTGGTTATAGAATCATAAATGTTAGAAAgattatttcattaaaacaaacaacaattacacatattttaaatgttttatattgtacAAAATAAACACCCATTCTCGAATATTTTCCCACTTAGGCCTACGTATAACGCTAACTATTGATATGTTCATCTACATGACGGAAATTAATAATGTTCACTATAACGCCCCTAGTGTTGCATTAAAAACTGTGGTCGAAGTGTCGCGAATATTGTACTTTTGACCAGCTTGACCCACTAAAAATGGGTATTTAATGAAAACAATGAAAGCCAATTAAATCCTTGTAATGCCTTTAAGATTTTACATGCTATCGTGAAATTCCTGGACTGTTTGTCTCCAGAATAAACAACTTCACATTTCcagatgttaaatgttaaatgaactcATTAAATACAGGCTGGTTCATAATCCACATGGCACAGTCTCCTGTTATCGGGAGCATCTGAATCCATTCATTGCAGTGATTGTAGGTACACATCATGCTGAGCTCTGCTCCACCGTATGCTCTGCAGCAGACGGGCCGTTATGAACAGAGTGAGTATCTGGACGCCCAGCACAATGATGACTGCCGTAACAATCACTCCGCTGTGCTGCTCGATCCAGCGCCAGATGCTGCCCAGACAGCCGCCCAGGAAGATCACGCTCTGGGCCGAGAACTCGTCCAGCTGTTGGGCACCGACTCCACACTGGCTGTTCCACACCGTCCCGTTCTCTAGGGGGTCTATGCAGCATGAGGGGGGCACTCCGCACGCCTGGACCCCTGGAGCCGAACAGTTGAAATACCTGTGCCAGAGAAACATACACCGGTGAGATTCACTCGAATGAGAATGACATAAAGCTTTTTGAGTTGAGGGTAACTGAAGTGTGTGATTTATTATTGCAAAACATTATTGCGAAAATAAGTACATTTGTGATTAATTGATAATGTTGGGGTGCATGCTTAAACATTGCTGCTTGGTTTCCAAGGTGTTGTGACTGGTGTTTAGCATGTTGTTGTGTGGTTTCTAGATCTTTGTTTACTAGTTGAAGCCAAAAGAGTTCATGCAAAACTTGCTGTCACGCTAGGATGTTGCCATGTGATTGCTAAGAGGTGCCGAGTGTTTTCAGTGCATTTCCAAGCCACTGTTGTTTACTGGCCCAAATCTCTCAGATATTCTGGTCTCTAGACAGAGCTGCACACCTTTAATGTAATTCCATAGGATTTTACAGTTTTTTGTTGTCCTCTAAGAGGTGTGAAATGTTAATACTTGCTAAGCCTCTGTATTAAGACTTGGATTCCAAAATGTACGTACTTACtgctaatataatattaataactgtacaataataataataacaataataataataatactcatatTATTGATAATTTCATTaataatgataactatattaataataataataataatcattattattattattattattattaattttaacaatagTAAAATATGTTATCAATAGTATGCATATTTATAATactgatgataatgataataataataataataactattgcagaaaacattttaattatttatataacaatgatggtgataataataatatttattattattattattattattattattattattattattattattggtaatgatggtaataataataaccactgcagaaaacataataattatttatataataatgaactataattattattattttaaatttgtatgatttaattCATGATACATTTTCATCAAACTCCCACCGTTCCTCCAGTTTGTGAAACCCTGGATTAAGATAAGCACACTACAATAGAAAAAtgacacttcacctttaaactcGAATGAATACAGCCATTATTTGTCTATAATGGGTAATCGTAACTGGGATTGCAAAATGAGGATCATTTTgtgataaaatgaaatatattggaAAGTAGTAAAGGGACAATTATATGAAAAATCTGAACAGGATTAAAAACAACAAGCAGGCCAAACTATGAGTCCAGATT
The nucleotide sequence above comes from Carassius gibelio isolate Cgi1373 ecotype wild population from Czech Republic chromosome B3, carGib1.2-hapl.c, whole genome shotgun sequence. Encoded proteins:
- the pde6ga gene encoding phosphodiesterase 6G, cGMP-specific, rod, gamma, paralog a — protein: MDVSKPKAISKVATRAMAPGTPHKGPPKFKQRSTRQFKSKPPKKGVIGFGEDIPGMEGLGTDFNVICPWEAYSHLELHELAQYGII